The following proteins are co-located in the Takifugu flavidus isolate HTHZ2018 chromosome 16, ASM371156v2, whole genome shotgun sequence genome:
- the spata7 gene encoding LOW QUALITY PROTEIN: spermatogenesis-associated protein 7 homolog (The sequence of the model RefSeq protein was modified relative to this genomic sequence to represent the inferred CDS: inserted 1 base in 1 codon), with amino-acid sequence MGYDNMESRPGSVSSGQRSSSAARGRNLKSSPFCPGSSSKMAQSLLKDHMVSHYKKIYSAKAAVDTSLPKSLIHSVKYNDQIRRKQLNKDGRPQSAPSVSPRSSRASLYTPPSPLYVQSEDRPYLSSRNSLYSSNFGTSFHANDIVYTHHKAGSQNLLHTGASDAKYQRSGPYKASQNTDRKTYGGDLLKKHSQHFTQDKPFTPKTLKSDKSSYLSKYRYYRAPLKKQSLAKVMHQEKDNGSTKSRKVSDAPSQGLSPEPEWCEDEFSSSYSPETSHQSPANKGGGRLLFNSPPRSYPINKESSILSRIFAEEEEIMYLKLISAVTEDILSRGHISDRILTLVMQRHIDMNRHHLEEDKMRHLMELLRKEFQSPTDVSSCSAGPEKXENGLFEAFHSHLELRGEELKEKDDLLSYVSFKDSSDSPNHTPGGPLVSTPACSPKGNTSPFVINEDKQEKDTLDSQCGDSVAINTESDEVDAHQSEMVSKATDEISSEIPEYSSKVLNQDESMGCCDEQTDDLRGLEGQFSESLHVSSNTAVTEQHSEGSSSDGEF; translated from the exons ATGGGATACGATAACATGGAGTCAAGACCAG GGAGTGTATCATCTGGACAGAGGTCCAGTTCTGCCGCGAGAGGACGGAACCTCAAAAGTAGCC ccttttGCCCTGGCTCGTCCAGCAAGATGGCGCAGTCCCTCCTGAAAGACCACATGGTGTCTCATTACAAAAAGATTTATTCAGCAAAAG CTGCTGTTGATACCTCACTTCCCAAGAGCTTAATACACAGTGTGAAGT ACAACGACCAAATTCGACGAAAGCAGTTAAATAAAGACGGTCGTCCGCAGTCGGCCCCCTCTGTCTCACCGAGGAGCAGCAGGGCATCCCTCTACACACCCCCA AGTCCATTATATGTCCAGTCTGAAGACCGCCCCTACCTTTCCTCAAGGAACTCCCTCTATAGCTCAAACTTTGGCACCTCCTTTCATGCTAATGACATAGTTTACACGCATCATAAAGCTGGTTCGCAGAACTTGTTACATACTGGGGCATCGGACGCCAAGTACCAGAGATCAGGGCCCTACAAGGCCTCCCAGAACACTGATCGGAAGACCTACGGTGGAGACCTGCTCAAGAAACATTCTCAGCACTTTACTCAGGACAAACCTTTCACCCCGAAGACCCTGAAGTCAGATAAGAGTTCCTACTTGTCCAAGTATCGCTATTACAGAGCCCCTCTAAAGAAGCAATCTCTGGCAAAAGTGATGCATCAGGAGAAAGATAACGGAAG CACAAAAAGCAGGAAAGTATCAGATGCCCCATCTCAG GGATTGAGTCCAGAGCCGGAGTGGTGTGAGGATGAGTTCAGCAGCTCGTACTCCCCCGAAACcagccaccagagtccagcAAACAAGGGCGGGGGCCGTCTTTTATTTAACTCCCCGCCCAG GTCTTATCCCATTAACAAGGAATCTTCCATCCTTTCACGTATATTTGCAGA GGAAGAAGAGATAATGTACCTCAAGTTAATTTCTGCTGTAACAGAAGATATCTTATCCAGGGGTCACATCTCTGACAG GATCCTGACCCTGGTGATGCAGCGACATATCGACATGAATCGGCATCACCTTGAGGAA GATAAAATGCGCCACCTAATGGAGCTTCTGCGCAAAGAATTTCAAAGCCCAACAGACGTGTCCAGCTGCAGTGCAGGCCCCGAAA ACGAAAACGGACTCTTTGAAGCATTCCATTCACATCTGGAATTGAGGGGGGAAGAACTTAAAGAAAAGGATGACCTGCTCTCTTATGTGTCCTTCAAAGACTCCTCTGATTCACCCAATCACACACCAGGAGGTCCTCTTGTGTCCACGCCAGCGTGCTCTCCCAAGGGAAATACCTCCCCATTTGTAATTAATGAAGATAAGCAAGAAAAAGACACTCTGGATTCTCAGTGCGGTGATAGTGTTGCCATTAACACAGAAAGTGACGAGGTGGACGCCCATCAGAGCGAAATGGTCTCAAAGGCAACAGACGAAATCAGCAGTGAAATCCCAGAATATAGTTCCAAAGTGTTGAACCAGGACGAAAGCATGGGCTGCTGTGATGAACAGACTGATGATTTGAGAGGTCTGGAGGGACAGTTCTCTGAATCCCTTCACGTGTCCAGTAACACGGCCGTTACTGAGCAACACTCAGAGGGTTCTTCCTCTGACGGTGAGTTCTGA
- the kcnk10b gene encoding potassium channel subfamily K member 10b isoform X2, producing the protein MAVQTNLVPPKKAQPGMVKSSLVQASLVTMQNPMGCDLKANGHCPLPRLSISSRSASVVASMDTNCDGSATALHSVMKWKTVLAVFIVVLLYLVCGGLAFSALEQQFESSQKTTITHEKALFLKKHPCVTPDELEVLIKHAMDAMSAGVSPSRDSYYNSSYWDVGSAFFFAGTVITTIGYGNIAPRTEGGKIFCILYAIFGIPLFGFLLAGIGDQLGTIFVKSILRVEKIFRQKHRQISQTKIRVTSTILFILAGCIVFVTIPAVIFKHIEGWTALEAIYFVVITLTTVGIGDYVAGGNRRIEYMNWYKPLVWFWILVGLAYFAAVLSMIGDWLRVLSKKTKEEVGEFKAHAAEWKANVRAELRETRRRLSVEVLDKLQRAATIRSMERRQLGLEQRAHSLDMLSPEKRALFASLDANRFKTSSQESIDTKLNNLKLKGACEQYNHPGSEESPQTASSSEDNLFNMRFGSLTKLARRNKNSEMRRNIPEDVRRASVGINCSVMLGEQRAEEEENEEKEERKEGNTSLTNLSQHSRDRSKLNGLTPALAKDIEKE; encoded by the exons A TGGCAGTCCAGACCAACTTGGTACCTCCCAAAAAGGCCCAGCCCGGCATGGTAAAATCCAGCCTGGTCCAGGCCAGCTTGGTGACCATGCAGAACCCCATGGGCTGCGACCTGAAGGCCAACGGTCACTGCCCGCTGCCACGGTTGTCCATCTCCTCCCGCTCTGCCAGCGTGGTGGCCAGCATGGACACCAACTGCGACGGCTCAGCCACGGCGCTCCACTCGGTGATGAAGTGGAAGACGGTGCTGGCCGTGTTCATCGTGGTCCTACTCTACCTGGTTTGCGGAGGTCTGGCCTTCAGCGCGCTGGAGCAGCAATttgagagcagccagaagaCCACGATCACCCACGAGAAGGCTCTGTTCCTGAAGAAACACCCCTGCGTCACTCCCGATGAGCTGGAGGTGCTAATCAAG CACGCCATGGACGCCATGAGCGCTGGAGTTAGCCCCAGCAGAGACTCCTACTACAACTCCAGCTACTGGGATGTGGGCAGCGCCTTTTTCTTCGCCGGGACCGTCATCACAACCATAG GTTATGGAAACATAGCGCCAAGAACGGAGGGCGGAAAGATCTTCTGCATTCTTTATGCCATTTTTGGCATCCCGCTCTTTGGCTTTCTGCTGGCGGGGATCGGTGACCAGCTGGGAACCATCTTTGTGAAGAGCATTCTGAGAGTTGAGAAGATTTTCAGA CAAAAACACAGGCAAATCAGCCAGACTAAAATCAGAGTCACGTCcaccatcctcttcatcctggcCGGCTGCATCGTCTTTGTCACCATTCCTGCTGTCATCTTCAAACACATTGAGGGCTGGACCGCCCTGGAGGCCATCTACTTTGTTGTGATCACGCTCACCACCGTGGGCATCGGAGACTATGTGGCAG GGGGAAACAGGAGGATCGAGTACATGAACTGGTACAAGCCTCTGGTGTGGTTCTGGATCCTGGTGGGTTTGGCGTACTTTGCAGCCGTCCTCAGCATGATTGGAGACTGGCTTCGAGTGCTGTCTaaaaagaccaaagaggag GTTGGAGAGTTTAAAGCCCATGCAGCTGAATGGAAAGCCAACGTGCGGGCGGAGCTGCGTGAAACGCGGCGGCGTCTGAGCGTCGAAGTCCTCGACAAGCTCCAGCGAGCCGCGACCATCCGCAGCATGGAACGCCGTCAGCTGGGCCTGGAGCAGCGAGCTCACTCCCTGGATATGCTCTCCCCAGAGAAGCGGGCTCTGTTTGCTAGCCTGGACGCTAACCGCTTCAAGACCTCCTCCCAGGAGAGCATCGACACCAAGCTCAACAACCTGAAGCTGAAGGGCGCCTGCGAGCAGTACAACCACCCGGGGAGCGAGGAGAGCCCGCAGACAGCCTCGTCCTCAGAGGACAACCTCTTCAACATGAGATTCGGTTCCCTCACCAAGCTGGCCAGACGCAACAAGAACAGCGAAATGCGCAGGAACATCCCCGAAGACGTCCGGCGGGCGAGCGTAGGAATTAACTGCAGCGTCatgctgggggaacagagagcggaagaggaggaaaatgaggagaaagaagaaaggaaagagggaaaCACCAGCCTGACGAATCTGTCGCAGCACTCGAGGGACCGCAGCAAGCTGAATGGGCTGACCCCAGCGCTGGCCAAAGATATTGAAAAAGAGTAG
- the kcnk10b gene encoding potassium channel subfamily K member 10b isoform X1, translated as MKFPIENPRKQVNWDPDQVAVQTNLVPPKKAQPGMVKSSLVQASLVTMQNPMGCDLKANGHCPLPRLSISSRSASVVASMDTNCDGSATALHSVMKWKTVLAVFIVVLLYLVCGGLAFSALEQQFESSQKTTITHEKALFLKKHPCVTPDELEVLIKHAMDAMSAGVSPSRDSYYNSSYWDVGSAFFFAGTVITTIGYGNIAPRTEGGKIFCILYAIFGIPLFGFLLAGIGDQLGTIFVKSILRVEKIFRQKHRQISQTKIRVTSTILFILAGCIVFVTIPAVIFKHIEGWTALEAIYFVVITLTTVGIGDYVAGGNRRIEYMNWYKPLVWFWILVGLAYFAAVLSMIGDWLRVLSKKTKEEVGEFKAHAAEWKANVRAELRETRRRLSVEVLDKLQRAATIRSMERRQLGLEQRAHSLDMLSPEKRALFASLDANRFKTSSQESIDTKLNNLKLKGACEQYNHPGSEESPQTASSSEDNLFNMRFGSLTKLARRNKNSEMRRNIPEDVRRASVGINCSVMLGEQRAEEEENEEKEERKEGNTSLTNLSQHSRDRSKLNGLTPALAKDIEKE; from the exons atgaaatttCCAATAGAAAACCCGCGGAAACAAGTTAACTGGGACCCGGATCAAG TGGCAGTCCAGACCAACTTGGTACCTCCCAAAAAGGCCCAGCCCGGCATGGTAAAATCCAGCCTGGTCCAGGCCAGCTTGGTGACCATGCAGAACCCCATGGGCTGCGACCTGAAGGCCAACGGTCACTGCCCGCTGCCACGGTTGTCCATCTCCTCCCGCTCTGCCAGCGTGGTGGCCAGCATGGACACCAACTGCGACGGCTCAGCCACGGCGCTCCACTCGGTGATGAAGTGGAAGACGGTGCTGGCCGTGTTCATCGTGGTCCTACTCTACCTGGTTTGCGGAGGTCTGGCCTTCAGCGCGCTGGAGCAGCAATttgagagcagccagaagaCCACGATCACCCACGAGAAGGCTCTGTTCCTGAAGAAACACCCCTGCGTCACTCCCGATGAGCTGGAGGTGCTAATCAAG CACGCCATGGACGCCATGAGCGCTGGAGTTAGCCCCAGCAGAGACTCCTACTACAACTCCAGCTACTGGGATGTGGGCAGCGCCTTTTTCTTCGCCGGGACCGTCATCACAACCATAG GTTATGGAAACATAGCGCCAAGAACGGAGGGCGGAAAGATCTTCTGCATTCTTTATGCCATTTTTGGCATCCCGCTCTTTGGCTTTCTGCTGGCGGGGATCGGTGACCAGCTGGGAACCATCTTTGTGAAGAGCATTCTGAGAGTTGAGAAGATTTTCAGA CAAAAACACAGGCAAATCAGCCAGACTAAAATCAGAGTCACGTCcaccatcctcttcatcctggcCGGCTGCATCGTCTTTGTCACCATTCCTGCTGTCATCTTCAAACACATTGAGGGCTGGACCGCCCTGGAGGCCATCTACTTTGTTGTGATCACGCTCACCACCGTGGGCATCGGAGACTATGTGGCAG GGGGAAACAGGAGGATCGAGTACATGAACTGGTACAAGCCTCTGGTGTGGTTCTGGATCCTGGTGGGTTTGGCGTACTTTGCAGCCGTCCTCAGCATGATTGGAGACTGGCTTCGAGTGCTGTCTaaaaagaccaaagaggag GTTGGAGAGTTTAAAGCCCATGCAGCTGAATGGAAAGCCAACGTGCGGGCGGAGCTGCGTGAAACGCGGCGGCGTCTGAGCGTCGAAGTCCTCGACAAGCTCCAGCGAGCCGCGACCATCCGCAGCATGGAACGCCGTCAGCTGGGCCTGGAGCAGCGAGCTCACTCCCTGGATATGCTCTCCCCAGAGAAGCGGGCTCTGTTTGCTAGCCTGGACGCTAACCGCTTCAAGACCTCCTCCCAGGAGAGCATCGACACCAAGCTCAACAACCTGAAGCTGAAGGGCGCCTGCGAGCAGTACAACCACCCGGGGAGCGAGGAGAGCCCGCAGACAGCCTCGTCCTCAGAGGACAACCTCTTCAACATGAGATTCGGTTCCCTCACCAAGCTGGCCAGACGCAACAAGAACAGCGAAATGCGCAGGAACATCCCCGAAGACGTCCGGCGGGCGAGCGTAGGAATTAACTGCAGCGTCatgctgggggaacagagagcggaagaggaggaaaatgaggagaaagaagaaaggaaagagggaaaCACCAGCCTGACGAATCTGTCGCAGCACTCGAGGGACCGCAGCAAGCTGAATGGGCTGACCCCAGCGCTGGCCAAAGATATTGAAAAAGAGTAG
- the LOC130539999 gene encoding psychosine receptor-like isoform X1 — MVERLLTKTKAPFMDETLSTTATTHGHIIATPMENLSLEESFFECYVDDNTSRKRGFMFFYIFVIVLTVPSNAFALHVAWKHIRKKNELGVYLFNLALSDLSFAAGLLVWLDYLWSGVWVHGGFVCILSINILFTNFYTSEALLCCIAFDRYLAVVHPFKYMVCRKITTATAVSAAIWVAVVCFNATTITWDDSYQEDGSHSLCFDIVLPMSDHLARISLARFFLGLIVPVVLVMFSTWRIYKAVGSNQATEEQERKQIFKLLTVVLLCLLICFGPTHVIMLLQTQVDDCRNATWLLYLNKISVAISILNPLVDPFLYCFITKSGKANISQLILFCKKKRTRRVSVEV; from the exons ATGGTAGAAAGGCTGCTCACCAAAA CGAAAGCACCTTTTATGGACGAGACACTGTCAACAACAGCCACAAC GCACGGGCACATCATCGCCACGCCAATGGAAAACTTGTCCCTGGAAGAAAGCTTTTTCGAGTGCTACGTGGATGACAACACATCCAGGAAGAGGGGATTTATGTTCTTCTACATATTCGTCATCGTCCTCACGGTCCCATCCAACGCCTTCGCCCTCCACGTGGCCTGGAAGCACATTAGGAAGAAGAACGAGCTTGGCGTGTACCTGTTCAACCTGGCGCTCAGCGACCTGAGCTTCGCCGCCGGCCTCTTGGTGTGGTTGGACTACCTGTGGAGCGGCGTGTGGGTGCACGGAGGCTTCGTCTGCATCCTCTCCATCAACATTCTCTTCACCAACTTTTACACCAGCgaggctctgctctgctgcatcgcCTTCGACCGCTACCTGGCAGTGGTTCATCCGTTCAAGTACATGGTCTGCAGGAAAATCACCACGGCAACAGCCGTCAGCGCTGCCATTTGGGTGGCGGTGGTCTGTTTCAACGCCACCACCATCACCTGGGACGACTCCTACCAAGAGGACGGCAGCCACTCGCTCTGCTTCGACATCGTCCTCCCCATGTCAGATCACCTGGCTCGGATCAGCTTGGCGCGCTTCTTTCTGGGCTTGATCGTCCCCGTTGTCCTGGTGATGTTTTCCACCTGGAGGATCTACAAGGCGGTGGGATCCAACCAGGCCACAGAGGAACAGGAACGCAAGCAGATCTTCAAGCTGCTGACAGTGGTCCTGCTATGCCTGTTGATCTGCTTCGGACCGACACACGTCATCATGCTCCTCCAGACACAAGTGGACGACTGCAGGAACGCAACATGGCTGCTTTATCTAAACAAGATCAGCGTCGCCATCTCCATCCTCAACCCTCTCGTGGACCCTTTCCTCTACTGCTTCATTACCAAATCGGGGAAAGCAAACATCAGTCAGCTCATTCTCttctgtaaaaagaaaaggacacGCAGAGTTAGCGTTGAGGTGTAG
- the LOC130539999 gene encoding psychosine receptor-like isoform X2 — MDETLSTTATTHGHIIATPMENLSLEESFFECYVDDNTSRKRGFMFFYIFVIVLTVPSNAFALHVAWKHIRKKNELGVYLFNLALSDLSFAAGLLVWLDYLWSGVWVHGGFVCILSINILFTNFYTSEALLCCIAFDRYLAVVHPFKYMVCRKITTATAVSAAIWVAVVCFNATTITWDDSYQEDGSHSLCFDIVLPMSDHLARISLARFFLGLIVPVVLVMFSTWRIYKAVGSNQATEEQERKQIFKLLTVVLLCLLICFGPTHVIMLLQTQVDDCRNATWLLYLNKISVAISILNPLVDPFLYCFITKSGKANISQLILFCKKKRTRRVSVEV; from the exons ATGGACGAGACACTGTCAACAACAGCCACAAC GCACGGGCACATCATCGCCACGCCAATGGAAAACTTGTCCCTGGAAGAAAGCTTTTTCGAGTGCTACGTGGATGACAACACATCCAGGAAGAGGGGATTTATGTTCTTCTACATATTCGTCATCGTCCTCACGGTCCCATCCAACGCCTTCGCCCTCCACGTGGCCTGGAAGCACATTAGGAAGAAGAACGAGCTTGGCGTGTACCTGTTCAACCTGGCGCTCAGCGACCTGAGCTTCGCCGCCGGCCTCTTGGTGTGGTTGGACTACCTGTGGAGCGGCGTGTGGGTGCACGGAGGCTTCGTCTGCATCCTCTCCATCAACATTCTCTTCACCAACTTTTACACCAGCgaggctctgctctgctgcatcgcCTTCGACCGCTACCTGGCAGTGGTTCATCCGTTCAAGTACATGGTCTGCAGGAAAATCACCACGGCAACAGCCGTCAGCGCTGCCATTTGGGTGGCGGTGGTCTGTTTCAACGCCACCACCATCACCTGGGACGACTCCTACCAAGAGGACGGCAGCCACTCGCTCTGCTTCGACATCGTCCTCCCCATGTCAGATCACCTGGCTCGGATCAGCTTGGCGCGCTTCTTTCTGGGCTTGATCGTCCCCGTTGTCCTGGTGATGTTTTCCACCTGGAGGATCTACAAGGCGGTGGGATCCAACCAGGCCACAGAGGAACAGGAACGCAAGCAGATCTTCAAGCTGCTGACAGTGGTCCTGCTATGCCTGTTGATCTGCTTCGGACCGACACACGTCATCATGCTCCTCCAGACACAAGTGGACGACTGCAGGAACGCAACATGGCTGCTTTATCTAAACAAGATCAGCGTCGCCATCTCCATCCTCAACCCTCTCGTGGACCCTTTCCTCTACTGCTTCATTACCAAATCGGGGAAAGCAAACATCAGTCAGCTCATTCTCttctgtaaaaagaaaaggacacGCAGAGTTAGCGTTGAGGTGTAG
- the LOC130539998 gene encoding B1 bradykinin receptor-like isoform X2 — protein MEVEEFAPLTRLWQENISIPSNSSDPSLHEEWDLIYAIIPPYIFTLCLFGLLFNAFVLLVYLIHKDRLTVAEIYLSNLALADFVLLCGLPFWAMNILNQYNWPYGEALCKLVNSAIAVNFYTSSYTLVMISVDRYLALVKTMEAARLRRTLYAKVICLLLWLWGLLLSTPNMLHRKVKFIKELRTTACVLDYSHGDAWKLAHQLLMNVVGFLVPFLVILFSSVNILRSLSERRESSGFRDINDRKATVLVYAVTLVFLLCWGPYQVVVFLDILSDAEVLDEAKWYHALNIAAQVSVYLAFLNSALNPLLYVFSGQYFQRKVRDICRRTRHSRRGSDMTTFQRSVVSAYINRTEQIKTVFIPNEMVT, from the coding sequence atggaggtggaggagtttgcacCTCTGACCAGGCTGTGGCAGGAAAACATTTCCATCCCATCCAATTCCTCAGACCCTTCCCTCCATGAGGAGTGGGATCTGATCTATGCCATCATCCCCCCCTACATCTTCACCTTATGCCTGTTTGGGCTCCTCTTTAACGCCTTCGTGCTGCTGGTGTACCTGATCCACAAGGACCGACTGACCGTCGCCGAGATCTACCTGAGCAACCTGGCGCTGGCCGACTTTGTCCTGCTGTGCGGCCTTCCGTTCTGGGCCATGAATATCCTGAACCAGTACAACTGGCCTTACGGGGAAGCCCTGTGCAAACTGGTCAACTCGGCCATCGCGGTCAACTTCTACACCAGCAGCTACACGCTGGTCATGATAAGTGTGGACCGCTACCTGGCGCTGGTGAAGACCATGGAAGCCGCACGGCTGAGACGGACCCTCTACGCAAAGGTGATCTGCCTCCTGCTGTGGTTGTGGGGCCTCCTGCTGAGCACGCCCAACATGCTTCACAGAAAGGTCAAGTTCATCAAGGAGCTGAGGACGACGGCCTGCGTGCTGGACTACAGTCATGGAGACGCTTGGAAGCTGGCCCACCAGCTCCTGATGAACGTGGTGGGCTTCTTGGTGCCTTTTCTGGTCATTCTTTTCAGCAGCGTGAACATCCTCAGGTCTTTatcggagaggagagagagctccGGCTTCCGTGACATCAACGACAGGAAGGCCACGGTGCTGGTGTATGCCGTCACGCTGGTGTTCTTGCTGTGCTGGGGTCCGTACCAGGTGGTCGTCTTCCTGGACATCCTCAGCGATGCGGAGGTGCTGGACGAGGCGAAGTGGTACCACGCTCTGAACATCGCCGCCCAGGTTTCAGTCTACCTGGCCTTCCTGAACAGCGCCCTGAACCCGCTGCTGTACGTCTTCTCCGGGCAGTACTTTCAGAGGAAAGTGCGAGACATCTGCAGGAGGACCCGGCACAGCCGCAGAGGTTCGGACATGACGACCTTTCAGCGCTCCGTCGTGTCGGCTTACATCAACAGAACGGAGCAAATAAAGACGGTGTTCATCCCCAATGAAATGGTAACCTGA
- the LOC130539998 gene encoding B1 bradykinin receptor-like isoform X1 codes for MFLPQAQCIRTHTHSHSHTHELGSRCIFLPPQESFPVIFDMEVEEFAPLTRLWQENISIPSNSSDPSLHEEWDLIYAIIPPYIFTLCLFGLLFNAFVLLVYLIHKDRLTVAEIYLSNLALADFVLLCGLPFWAMNILNQYNWPYGEALCKLVNSAIAVNFYTSSYTLVMISVDRYLALVKTMEAARLRRTLYAKVICLLLWLWGLLLSTPNMLHRKVKFIKELRTTACVLDYSHGDAWKLAHQLLMNVVGFLVPFLVILFSSVNILRSLSERRESSGFRDINDRKATVLVYAVTLVFLLCWGPYQVVVFLDILSDAEVLDEAKWYHALNIAAQVSVYLAFLNSALNPLLYVFSGQYFQRKVRDICRRTRHSRRGSDMTTFQRSVVSAYINRTEQIKTVFIPNEMVT; via the exons ATGTTCTTACCACAAGCTCAGTGTatacgcacacatacacactcacactcacacacacatgagctgGGTTCCAGATGCATCTTCTTGCCGCCACAGGAATCTTTCCCGGTGATCTTTG acatggaggtggaggagtttgcacCTCTGACCAGGCTGTGGCAGGAAAACATTTCCATCCCATCCAATTCCTCAGACCCTTCCCTCCATGAGGAGTGGGATCTGATCTATGCCATCATCCCCCCCTACATCTTCACCTTATGCCTGTTTGGGCTCCTCTTTAACGCCTTCGTGCTGCTGGTGTACCTGATCCACAAGGACCGACTGACCGTCGCCGAGATCTACCTGAGCAACCTGGCGCTGGCCGACTTTGTCCTGCTGTGCGGCCTTCCGTTCTGGGCCATGAATATCCTGAACCAGTACAACTGGCCTTACGGGGAAGCCCTGTGCAAACTGGTCAACTCGGCCATCGCGGTCAACTTCTACACCAGCAGCTACACGCTGGTCATGATAAGTGTGGACCGCTACCTGGCGCTGGTGAAGACCATGGAAGCCGCACGGCTGAGACGGACCCTCTACGCAAAGGTGATCTGCCTCCTGCTGTGGTTGTGGGGCCTCCTGCTGAGCACGCCCAACATGCTTCACAGAAAGGTCAAGTTCATCAAGGAGCTGAGGACGACGGCCTGCGTGCTGGACTACAGTCATGGAGACGCTTGGAAGCTGGCCCACCAGCTCCTGATGAACGTGGTGGGCTTCTTGGTGCCTTTTCTGGTCATTCTTTTCAGCAGCGTGAACATCCTCAGGTCTTTatcggagaggagagagagctccGGCTTCCGTGACATCAACGACAGGAAGGCCACGGTGCTGGTGTATGCCGTCACGCTGGTGTTCTTGCTGTGCTGGGGTCCGTACCAGGTGGTCGTCTTCCTGGACATCCTCAGCGATGCGGAGGTGCTGGACGAGGCGAAGTGGTACCACGCTCTGAACATCGCCGCCCAGGTTTCAGTCTACCTGGCCTTCCTGAACAGCGCCCTGAACCCGCTGCTGTACGTCTTCTCCGGGCAGTACTTTCAGAGGAAAGTGCGAGACATCTGCAGGAGGACCCGGCACAGCCGCAGAGGTTCGGACATGACGACCTTTCAGCGCTCCGTCGTGTCGGCTTACATCAACAGAACGGAGCAAATAAAGACGGTGTTCATCCCCAATGAAATGGTAACCTGA